One window of the Ureibacillus sp. FSL W7-1570 genome contains the following:
- a CDS encoding EcsC family protein — protein sequence METQEQLLGYLKEIEAWEKDQKDLFFWEKLGRIPFKILDKLTPKSIQRTIGKLVDELGSYIQTGGRYLVSEQAIIKRINKFSSYKNIQSIEEIKKLPIDDMMKITEQLGKNRAAIATVQGASTGVGGLFTLVVDIPVILGISLKTLQEIAMIYGYDPNDKRERIFIVKCLQFANADIVGKEAILKDLWKGNEHKASTDMIQQLKGWQEVFYSFRDQFGWKKFFQAIPIAGIVFGAFANKGMIETIAETGNMLYRKRRVLDRLKEMEEEIE from the coding sequence TTGGAGACACAAGAGCAATTGTTGGGCTATTTGAAAGAAATTGAAGCTTGGGAAAAGGATCAAAAAGATTTATTTTTCTGGGAAAAGCTCGGCAGAATCCCCTTTAAAATTTTGGACAAGTTGACGCCGAAATCCATTCAGCGGACAATTGGAAAATTGGTGGATGAGTTGGGAAGCTACATCCAAACAGGCGGGCGATATTTGGTCAGCGAGCAGGCCATCATCAAAAGGATCAACAAGTTTTCATCATATAAAAATATTCAGTCGATCGAAGAGATAAAAAAATTGCCGATAGACGACATGATGAAAATTACGGAACAACTTGGGAAAAACCGGGCTGCAATCGCAACGGTGCAAGGGGCTTCCACCGGAGTCGGCGGATTATTCACACTTGTTGTCGATATCCCGGTGATTTTGGGAATCTCTTTGAAAACGCTGCAGGAGATTGCCATGATTTACGGATACGATCCAAATGATAAAAGGGAACGCATTTTCATCGTGAAATGTCTGCAGTTCGCCAATGCGGACATCGTCGGAAAGGAAGCGATTTTGAAGGATTTATGGAAAGGGAATGAACATAAAGCTTCCACTGACATGATTCAGCAGTTGAAAGGATGGCAGGAAGTATTTTATTCTTTCCGGGATCAATTCGGCTGGAAAAAGTTTTTCCAAGCGATTCCGATTGCCGGCATTGTGTTCGGCGCCTTTGCCAATAAAGGCATGATTGAAACCATTGCCGAAACGGGAAACATGTTGTACCGGAAAAGAAGAGTGTTGGATCGGTTGAAGGAGATGGAGGAAGAAATAGAATAA
- a CDS encoding class I SAM-dependent methyltransferase — MRRVIVTTAGRPDEESFQLAKLVSEELNLQVVPRKKRSVAKLSEIYDANVIVAGKNRLEYYGKGSSTPFFFHPDTAAFRLKRLQRGETEPFLEACALQNGDSFLDCTLGVGSDSIVASYAVGEKGRVAGLEVDPVIAYIVRRGLKEYETADSDLKQAMERIQVIHGEAVGFLKRQPDESFDVVYLDPMFEQLIEESINFESLREVGSHHPLTEEWVREAYRVAKKRVVLKAHFRSTHFEDFGFERKVRLTSKFHFGVLGK, encoded by the coding sequence ATGCGGCGCGTAATCGTCACGACAGCGGGGAGACCTGATGAGGAATCTTTCCAACTGGCAAAACTAGTGAGTGAGGAATTAAATCTACAAGTTGTACCCAGAAAGAAACGTTCAGTGGCCAAATTGAGCGAAATCTATGATGCCAATGTGATCGTAGCCGGAAAAAACCGGTTGGAGTATTATGGGAAAGGCTCTTCTACGCCTTTCTTTTTTCATCCCGACACGGCGGCTTTCCGTTTGAAGCGGTTGCAAAGAGGGGAAACGGAACCTTTTTTGGAAGCTTGTGCGTTGCAAAACGGCGATTCCTTTCTTGATTGTACATTAGGGGTCGGCTCGGACTCCATCGTCGCATCTTACGCGGTTGGGGAAAAGGGCAGAGTGGCCGGCCTGGAAGTCGATCCCGTTATCGCCTATATCGTCCGCCGGGGATTGAAGGAATATGAAACGGCGGATTCCGATTTGAAACAGGCGATGGAGCGGATTCAGGTCATTCATGGGGAAGCTGTCGGATTTTTGAAGCGGCAACCAGATGAATCCTTTGATGTCGTCTATCTGGATCCGATGTTCGAACAGTTGATAGAAGAATCCATCAACTTTGAATCGTTACGGGAAGTGGGCAGCCACCATCCATTGACGGAGGAATGGGTGAGGGAAGCCTACCGTGTGGCGAAGAAGCGGGTTGTGTTGAAAGCCCATTTCCGTTCCACCCATTTTGAAGACTTCGGTTTTGAGCGGAAGGTGCGCCTCACATCGAAGTTTCATTTTGGGGTGTTGGGAAAATAG
- a CDS encoding BrxA/BrxB family bacilliredoxin, whose protein sequence is MNAYEEYMKAIVQPMRQELVDAGFTELTTADEVHEFMATTKGVSLVVINSVCGCAAGSARPAVREAIKEIKPDHLVTVFAGQDREATAAMRSYFEEIPPSSPSIAILRDGQLEYFIPREQIEGYEVGQIRDHIVGVLKQACGA, encoded by the coding sequence ATGAATGCTTATGAAGAATATATGAAAGCCATCGTCCAACCGATGCGTCAGGAATTGGTGGATGCCGGATTTACAGAATTGACAACGGCGGATGAAGTGCATGAGTTTATGGCAACGACAAAGGGAGTTTCTCTTGTGGTGATCAACTCGGTATGCGGCTGTGCTGCGGGAAGCGCTAGACCGGCAGTTCGGGAAGCCATCAAAGAAATCAAACCGGATCATTTAGTGACGGTGTTTGCGGGACAAGACCGTGAAGCGACTGCCGCGATGCGTTCCTATTTTGAAGAGATTCCGCCAAGCTCTCCATCCATTGCCATTTTGCGTGATGGCCAATTGGAATACTTCATTCCAAGAGAACAAATCGAAGGGTATGAAGTGGGACAAATCCGTGACCATATCGTGGGCGTGTTGAAACAGGCATGCGGCGCGTAA
- the wecB gene encoding UDP-N-acetylglucosamine 2-epimerase (non-hydrolyzing) → MKLVTIVGARPQFIKSAPFSDMFRKGHKEIIIHTGQHYDENMSDIFFQELAIPKPDYFLGVGSGSHGYQTGRMLEKIEQVLLKEKPDGVLVYGDTNSTLAGALAASKLHIPVFHVEAGLRSYNKQMPEEQNRILTDHISDLLFCPTKTAVENLKREGILDGVLLTGDIMADAVNRFMNLSNKFYSNGKWLEVLKADNPHLPQLKEKEYYLATVHRAENTDDLMKLKCIFTALEMLDQPVLVPLHPRTRKLVGELNISFENVIIIQPVGYLLMLYLTKNAYMVVTDSGGLQKEAYLLKTPCTTLRNETEWIETLENGWNCLCPINIQSILEKASRNLDSLNETQSQVFGDGKAALRICQAIVERYA, encoded by the coding sequence TTGAAACTGGTCACCATTGTCGGCGCACGTCCGCAATTTATCAAATCCGCCCCGTTTTCAGATATGTTTCGGAAGGGGCATAAAGAAATCATCATCCATACGGGGCAACATTACGATGAAAATATGTCTGACATCTTCTTCCAAGAACTTGCGATTCCGAAACCGGACTATTTTTTGGGTGTCGGTTCCGGCAGTCATGGGTATCAGACGGGGAGGATGCTTGAAAAAATCGAGCAGGTGCTTTTGAAAGAAAAGCCGGACGGGGTGCTTGTTTACGGAGATACAAATTCCACGTTGGCAGGTGCTCTGGCGGCAAGCAAATTGCATATTCCTGTTTTCCATGTGGAAGCGGGGTTGAGGAGCTACAATAAACAAATGCCGGAAGAACAAAACCGGATATTGACGGACCATATTTCGGATCTGTTATTCTGTCCGACAAAAACGGCCGTGGAGAATTTGAAAAGGGAAGGGATCTTGGACGGGGTCCTGTTGACGGGGGATATCATGGCCGATGCGGTCAATCGGTTCATGAATCTTTCAAATAAGTTTTATTCAAATGGAAAATGGCTGGAAGTGTTGAAAGCCGATAATCCGCATCTGCCTCAATTAAAGGAAAAAGAATATTATCTTGCCACGGTTCATCGGGCGGAAAACACCGACGATTTGATGAAGTTGAAATGCATTTTCACCGCGCTTGAAATGTTGGATCAACCCGTTCTTGTCCCGCTGCATCCAAGAACACGAAAATTGGTGGGGGAGTTGAACATTTCGTTTGAAAATGTGATCATCATTCAGCCGGTGGGTTATTTGCTGATGTTGTATTTGACAAAAAACGCTTATATGGTTGTCACCGATTCCGGCGGCCTACAAAAAGAAGCCTATCTATTGAAAACCCCATGCACCACGTTGAGGAATGAGACGGAATGGATTGAAACGTTGGAAAATGGCTGGAATTGTCTATGCCCCATCAACATCCAGTCGATTCTGGAAAAGGCCTCGCGGAATTTGGACTCACTGAATGAAACGCAATCTCAGGTGTTCGGGGATGGAAAGGCGGCACTCCGCATATGCCAGGCAATTGTTGAACGGTATGCATAA
- a CDS encoding glycosyltransferase — MKVCKLIRKHSFKDIRVFEKEAISLKKLGYDVTIVAGKTNGAVFEPNLKRIKDPTFNQDQFEYKGIKFLTYDIKNMYNPHIGKMVNNLEMDTQNYFVDKLYERALAVEADIYHAHELHTLYEAVQIKKVLRKKGKNVKVIYDAHELEQNSKLLRLLMKEVDHLITVSDSIKNIYQRRYPGVPVTVIYNSPLYQQELPKDEHFQHYFVIAYEGVVQYQKGNPKKILQIADLCKNSMKNFRFDIIGYIDPTISYNEKKLISGHPAIHCKWVEYENLPKELNQVHAGYIYFDIRNINKKYALPNKFFSFLNNGIPVVVNRAMDMKNIIEKHQCGIVIDKDDPTAEEYVEQFLRLYKDRKMLARMSKNAREAMKNHYCWEKMEERLAAIYKGLK, encoded by the coding sequence ATGAAAGTTTGCAAATTGATCAGGAAACATTCTTTCAAAGATATCCGCGTCTTTGAAAAGGAAGCGATCAGTCTGAAAAAATTGGGATACGATGTCACCATTGTGGCCGGAAAAACGAACGGTGCCGTTTTTGAACCGAATCTGAAAAGAATCAAAGATCCAACTTTTAATCAAGACCAATTTGAATATAAAGGCATCAAGTTTTTAACCTATGACATCAAAAATATGTATAATCCCCATATCGGCAAAATGGTCAACAATTTGGAAATGGATACGCAAAATTATTTTGTTGACAAGTTGTATGAACGGGCGTTGGCTGTCGAAGCCGACATTTATCACGCCCATGAATTGCACACGTTGTATGAAGCCGTACAGATTAAAAAAGTTCTCCGAAAAAAAGGGAAAAACGTAAAAGTGATCTATGACGCCCATGAGCTGGAGCAAAACAGCAAATTGCTGAGATTATTGATGAAGGAAGTGGATCATCTCATAACCGTTTCCGATTCCATTAAAAATATTTATCAACGAAGATATCCAGGCGTGCCCGTCACCGTCATCTACAACTCCCCTTTATACCAGCAGGAATTGCCAAAGGATGAACATTTTCAGCACTACTTTGTCATTGCCTATGAAGGCGTTGTGCAGTATCAAAAAGGGAATCCGAAAAAAATATTACAAATCGCCGATCTTTGCAAAAATTCGATGAAAAATTTCCGATTCGATATTATCGGCTATATCGATCCGACCATTTCGTATAATGAAAAGAAATTGATCAGCGGTCATCCTGCAATCCATTGCAAATGGGTGGAATATGAAAACCTGCCCAAAGAATTGAATCAAGTCCATGCAGGTTATATTTACTTTGATATCAGGAATATAAACAAAAAATACGCCTTGCCCAACAAGTTTTTCAGCTTTTTGAATAACGGCATCCCTGTCGTAGTGAATCGGGCAATGGACATGAAAAATATCATTGAGAAACATCAATGCGGCATCGTGATAGATAAAGACGATCCAACCGCCGAAGAATATGTTGAACAGTTTTTACGCTTATACAAGGATCGGAAAATGCTTGCCCGGATGAGTAAAAACGCACGGGAAGCGATGAAAAACCATTATTGTTGGGAGAAGATGGAAGAGCGTTTGGCTGCAATTTACAAAGGGCTGAAATAA
- a CDS encoding Parvovirus coat protein VP1-like protein — MQPRKSLFGICYPGYRYCGPGCSGPGAPTNPVDYCCMQHDYCYRMYGPSRFCDDLFQQCLAPYQHPYFGKMAKDARFFSRVMRLRNIFF, encoded by the coding sequence ATGCAACCACGAAAATCTTTATTCGGCATTTGCTATCCCGGTTACCGTTATTGCGGACCAGGCTGTTCCGGTCCGGGTGCCCCGACAAATCCTGTCGACTATTGCTGCATGCAACACGATTACTGTTACCGAATGTATGGACCATCAAGATTTTGTGATGATCTGTTCCAACAATGTCTTGCCCCTTACCAACATCCATATTTTGGAAAAATGGCAAAGGATGCCCGATTTTTTTCCCGTGTCATGAGATTGCGCAATATCTTTTTCTAA
- a CDS encoding TetR/AcrR family transcriptional regulator yields MAIDRKQLILEAAKKSFSLFGYKATTMDQVAKLANVGKGTIYTFFKSKEEILDEIVTSLIRDMKAEAENAIDPNSRFDENIHRVLIRLLEFRKSHQLTIKLFQEEREIGTKAVVDVIQRVEQAIIDYMKGIIQDAIDRGEIKECNPEITAFVMLKTYVALIFDWEQHHPPLDKEEMSDLFKLYFFEGLSK; encoded by the coding sequence ATGGCGATCGACCGAAAACAATTAATCCTGGAAGCTGCGAAAAAATCCTTCTCCTTATTTGGCTATAAGGCGACAACGATGGATCAGGTGGCGAAACTGGCCAATGTCGGCAAAGGAACCATTTATACATTCTTCAAAAGCAAAGAAGAAATTCTGGATGAAATTGTCACTTCCCTGATCCGGGACATGAAGGCCGAAGCGGAAAACGCCATCGATCCAAATAGCCGCTTTGATGAAAACATCCATCGTGTTCTGATAAGGCTTTTGGAATTCCGGAAATCCCATCAGCTCACGATCAAGCTTTTCCAAGAAGAGAGAGAAATTGGAACAAAAGCGGTTGTGGATGTCATTCAGCGGGTGGAGCAAGCCATCATTGACTATATGAAAGGGATTATTCAGGATGCCATTGACCGTGGTGAAATCAAAGAATGCAATCCGGAAATCACCGCCTTTGTCATGCTGAAAACTTATGTGGCCTTAATATTTGATTGGGAACAACATCACCCGCCTTTGGACAAGGAAGAAATGTCCGATTTGTTTAAATTATATTTCTTTGAAGGATTATCGAAATAA
- a CDS encoding YhgE/Pip domain-containing protein: protein MKKSSFLAELKFLLTNKKVLISVIAVALVPLLYAGMFIWAFWDPYANLNDLPVAVVNEDEGAEFEGENLQIGKELADKLEDSDEFEFHVVSKEEGYKGLENRDYYLLVEIPENFSENATTILDDEPKKLEIKYVPNESTNFLSAQIGESAMKEVKAEISKKIIETYAETMFDSITELADGLNQASDGASQLKDGIAKLDDGSKTLSENLATLASKMIEFKEGVNTAATGSNSIASGAGQLKDGLKQVNDNLPALVDGTSQVKNGVKQMKDQLPAQVAEGISENLKDSVKDISAGIDQLETQLSSELSTQLTTGIVNGLSGQLAEQTVSNQSQTLAQIKSALVANGYMTEAQADAFMAKVASNSPSKEQIEAQYKTSLQAQLEPQISEGISKGLNQGLTQFETSLTNQLLGSADGIEEKLKAQTAPAFDQLIAGLDQINSGEQTLQSGVSKLYNGSVALNNGANELTAGMNKLSDGASQLQDGAGKLSDGANQLTSGADKLLDGSTELADKLAEGAEKAGTVNANDDTYDMMGEPVVVDKEPVNEVPNYGTGFSPYFMSLGLFVGALMLSIVFEFKRPVIRPKNPFAWFGSKFGVVAIIGLIQALLVDFILLVVLKLEVENLPLFILTSIIVSFVFMALIQMLVTLLGDTGRFIAIIVLILQLTTSAGTFPMELLPNALQPINALLPMTYTIQAFKAAISSGDISYLWHNNFILLGYMVAFMLLTTASLAISFKRQKDVEMVAVMQSHGDEE, encoded by the coding sequence GTGAAAAAATCGTCTTTTTTGGCGGAACTAAAATTCCTTCTTACAAACAAAAAAGTGCTCATTTCGGTGATCGCCGTCGCGCTAGTACCTTTGCTTTATGCCGGAATGTTCATCTGGGCATTCTGGGATCCATATGCCAACTTGAACGACTTGCCTGTTGCGGTCGTCAATGAAGATGAAGGCGCAGAATTCGAAGGCGAAAACTTGCAAATCGGGAAAGAACTCGCCGATAAGCTGGAAGACAGCGATGAGTTTGAATTCCATGTGGTTTCCAAGGAAGAAGGATACAAAGGCCTTGAAAACCGGGATTATTATTTGCTTGTGGAAATTCCGGAAAACTTCTCTGAAAATGCAACAACCATCCTCGATGATGAGCCGAAAAAATTGGAAATCAAATATGTGCCAAATGAAAGCACCAACTTCCTTTCAGCCCAAATCGGAGAATCTGCCATGAAAGAAGTGAAAGCGGAAATCTCCAAAAAAATCATTGAAACTTATGCGGAAACAATGTTTGATTCCATCACGGAATTGGCGGATGGCTTGAATCAGGCAAGTGACGGTGCAAGCCAATTAAAAGATGGGATTGCTAAACTCGACGACGGTTCCAAAACATTAAGTGAAAATCTTGCCACATTGGCATCCAAAATGATCGAGTTCAAAGAAGGCGTGAACACTGCTGCCACTGGTTCCAATTCCATCGCCTCCGGTGCCGGCCAATTGAAAGATGGCCTAAAACAAGTGAATGATAATCTTCCAGCGCTGGTGGATGGAACTTCCCAAGTGAAAAATGGCGTCAAACAAATGAAAGACCAACTGCCAGCTCAAGTGGCGGAGGGAATTTCAGAAAATCTCAAAGACAGTGTTAAAGACATCAGTGCTGGAATCGACCAATTGGAAACCCAATTGTCCAGCGAATTATCAACTCAATTGACAACCGGAATCGTCAACGGTCTATCCGGCCAATTGGCGGAACAAACGGTTTCAAATCAATCCCAAACATTGGCGCAAATCAAATCCGCCCTTGTGGCAAACGGCTATATGACGGAAGCGCAAGCGGATGCCTTTATGGCGAAAGTCGCAAGCAATTCACCTTCGAAAGAACAAATCGAAGCGCAATATAAAACTTCATTGCAAGCCCAATTGGAGCCTCAAATATCCGAAGGCATCAGCAAAGGGCTCAACCAAGGATTGACGCAATTTGAAACGTCATTGACAAACCAATTGCTTGGTTCAGCTGACGGCATTGAAGAGAAATTGAAAGCCCAAACTGCCCCAGCCTTTGATCAATTGATTGCCGGTCTTGACCAAATCAACTCCGGTGAACAAACATTGCAAAGCGGGGTAAGCAAACTTTACAACGGTTCCGTTGCATTGAACAATGGCGCCAATGAATTGACTGCAGGCATGAACAAACTTTCTGACGGTGCCAGCCAGCTTCAAGATGGCGCAGGAAAACTTTCTGACGGCGCAAATCAATTGACATCCGGCGCGGATAAATTATTGGACGGTTCAACAGAACTTGCCGACAAACTCGCTGAAGGCGCTGAAAAAGCAGGCACAGTGAATGCCAACGATGACACTTATGATATGATGGGTGAACCGGTCGTTGTGGATAAAGAACCTGTCAATGAAGTGCCAAACTACGGTACAGGTTTCTCTCCATACTTCATGTCGCTCGGCCTATTCGTCGGAGCATTGATGCTTTCCATCGTCTTTGAATTCAAACGACCAGTGATCCGTCCTAAAAACCCATTCGCCTGGTTCGGAAGCAAATTCGGCGTTGTCGCAATCATCGGTTTGATCCAAGCGTTACTGGTAGATTTCATTCTGTTGGTTGTATTAAAACTTGAGGTTGAGAACTTACCGTTATTCATCTTAACGTCCATAATTGTCAGCTTCGTATTCATGGCGTTGATCCAAATGCTTGTTACATTGTTGGGCGACACTGGCCGATTTATTGCAATCATCGTGTTGATTTTGCAATTGACGACAAGTGCCGGAACGTTCCCGATGGAATTGTTGCCAAACGCCTTGCAACCAATCAACGCATTATTGCCAATGACTTATACAATCCAAGCCTTCAAAGCGGCCATCTCAAGCGGAGATATCTCCTACTTGTGGCACAACAACTTCATCCTATTGGGTTACATGGTGGCCTTTATGTTGCTTACAACCGCCTCTTTGGCCATTTCATTCAAACGTCAGAAAGATGTGGAAATGGTGGCTGTGATGCAGTCTCATGGGGATGAAGAATGA
- a CDS encoding gamma-glutamylcyclotransferase family protein yields the protein MNRNFFVYGTLMTGCSNHHVIPKNAIENIQNAAIDNVELYSHISGEYPCMIEGNSTVFGEVITIKERHFQKALQAMDLLEDYDENAPTRDNLYIREIKEVVLETGERIQAYVYMYNPIHKGLGKRIPDGNWKTWLDKKWEM from the coding sequence ATGAATCGAAATTTCTTTGTCTACGGCACACTGATGACAGGGTGTTCCAATCATCATGTCATCCCCAAAAATGCAATCGAAAACATTCAAAACGCGGCGATTGACAATGTGGAACTATATTCACATATCAGCGGCGAATATCCTTGCATGATCGAAGGAAATTCAACGGTGTTCGGAGAAGTCATTACCATTAAAGAACGTCATTTTCAAAAGGCTTTGCAAGCGATGGACCTATTGGAAGATTACGATGAAAATGCACCAACAAGGGATAACCTTTACATTCGTGAAATCAAAGAAGTTGTGTTGGAAACCGGCGAAAGGATTCAAGCCTATGTGTATATGTACAATCCAATTCATAAAGGATTAGGAAAGCGAATCCCGGATGGAAACTGGAAAACGTGGCTGGACAAAAAATGGGAGATGTAG
- the sfnG gene encoding dimethylsulfone monooxygenase SfnG: MSLQFAYWAPNVSGGLVISKIPQKTGWSFEDNKRYAQIAEKLGFDYVLIQTRFLASYGAENQLEAAALASALAASTEKLNLITAVLPGLWHPGVMAKIISTIDHISNGRAAINIVSGWFKGEFNAYGEPWLDHDERYRRSEEFIEVLRGLWTEEEFTYRGDFYRINQAPLKPKPVKTPKIFQGGNSKAAKEMAGRVSDVYFMNGGSLEDIKKQIDEVKALREANGKGQIEFGVNGFVIVRDTEEEAKQVLRDIVEQADHEAVLGFKDSVKHAGQSTNEKEGMWANSSYEDLIQYNDGFKTGLIGTAEQVADRIIELKKIGVNIVLTGFLHYDEDLQAFGEKVIPLVREKEAKLELQNA; this comes from the coding sequence ATGTCTTTACAATTTGCTTACTGGGCACCAAATGTTAGTGGAGGATTAGTGATTTCCAAAATCCCGCAAAAAACGGGATGGTCCTTTGAAGACAATAAACGTTATGCACAAATCGCCGAAAAGCTTGGATTTGATTATGTATTAATCCAAACCCGGTTTTTGGCAAGCTATGGTGCTGAAAATCAATTGGAGGCGGCAGCTCTTGCATCCGCGTTGGCGGCTTCCACAGAAAAATTAAATCTGATCACGGCTGTATTACCTGGCTTATGGCATCCAGGTGTGATGGCAAAAATTATCTCAACAATCGATCATATCAGTAATGGCCGTGCAGCCATCAACATTGTCAGCGGTTGGTTCAAAGGCGAGTTTAACGCATACGGTGAGCCTTGGTTGGACCATGATGAGCGCTATCGCCGTTCGGAAGAGTTTATTGAAGTATTGCGTGGTCTTTGGACAGAGGAAGAATTTACTTATCGCGGAGACTTCTATCGAATCAATCAGGCTCCTTTAAAGCCGAAACCGGTAAAAACGCCAAAAATCTTCCAAGGAGGAAATTCGAAAGCCGCCAAAGAAATGGCAGGACGTGTATCAGATGTGTACTTCATGAATGGCGGTTCATTGGAAGACATTAAAAAGCAAATCGATGAAGTTAAAGCCCTTCGTGAAGCAAATGGAAAAGGGCAAATTGAATTTGGGGTAAACGGCTTTGTGATCGTTCGTGATACGGAGGAAGAGGCAAAGCAAGTTTTACGTGATATCGTAGAACAAGCAGATCACGAAGCTGTGTTAGGATTTAAAGATTCTGTGAAACATGCCGGCCAATCTACAAATGAAAAAGAAGGTATGTGGGCGAATTCTTCATACGAAGACTTGATCCAATACAATGACGGATTTAAAACCGGATTGATTGGTACAGCGGAGCAAGTTGCAGACCGCATTATTGAATTGAAGAAAATCGGCGTCAACATCGTGTTAACAGGATTCTTGCATTATGACGAAGATCTTCAAGCATTTGGCGAAAAAGTGATTCCATTAGTCAGAGAAAAAGAAGCAAAATTAGAGCTGCAAAATGCGTAA
- a CDS encoding FMN-binding glutamate synthase family protein: MNLADVLIIVGSVIICFIFIVFIVSGLYLYFIDRSQKQHPVLRNYPVIGRARYLFETIGPELRQYLFDHDTEGKPFSRFEYQTIVKSAKYKRDVIGYGSLRDFEKPGFYIRNSMFPKLTEELKMDQETRVKTKRYILLNEPLFGQRKEKWEDHESKAFLLHDDDAIVIGEHTKHPFIVKGQIGMSGMSYGALGKNAITALSEGLGIAKGTWMNTGEGGLSDYHLKGNVDIIMQIGPGLFGVRDREGNFNWDALVEKSQIPQVKAFEIKLAQGAKTRGGHIDAEKVTEEIARIRMVEPYTSIDSPNRFKEFNDFHTLFDFIEQIREKSGKPVGMKVVIGSPHEAEALAKAMKESGKGPDFITVDGGEGGTGATYQELADSVGLPLKAALPLLQNALVKHGVRERVKIIASGKLFSADRIAIALAMGADLVNIARGFMITVGCIQALKCHSNACPVGVATTDPDLQKALVIDEKKYRTANYVITLREGLFRIAAACGIDSPVHFKPEHVVYKDEKGRVFPLEEYYQTLLEK, encoded by the coding sequence TTGAATCTCGCAGATGTGTTGATTATTGTCGGTTCGGTAATCATATGCTTCATCTTCATAGTTTTTATCGTCAGTGGATTATATTTGTATTTTATTGACCGCAGCCAAAAGCAACATCCGGTGTTGCGCAATTATCCGGTTATCGGCAGGGCGCGGTACTTATTTGAAACAATCGGCCCCGAATTGCGCCAATACTTATTCGACCATGATACAGAAGGGAAGCCGTTTTCGCGTTTTGAATATCAAACCATTGTAAAATCCGCAAAATATAAACGCGATGTGATCGGATATGGTTCATTGAGGGATTTTGAGAAACCCGGTTTTTATATCCGCAATTCCATGTTTCCGAAACTGACGGAAGAATTGAAAATGGATCAGGAAACAAGGGTGAAAACGAAACGGTACATTCTATTGAATGAGCCTTTATTTGGACAAAGGAAAGAAAAATGGGAAGATCATGAATCAAAGGCGTTCCTCTTGCATGATGATGATGCCATTGTGATTGGGGAACATACGAAGCATCCATTCATTGTCAAAGGACAAATCGGCATGTCCGGAATGAGTTACGGTGCCCTGGGCAAAAATGCGATTACTGCGTTGTCCGAGGGTCTCGGCATTGCGAAAGGGACATGGATGAACACCGGGGAAGGCGGACTTTCCGATTATCATCTGAAGGGCAATGTGGATATCATTATGCAAATTGGTCCCGGTTTATTTGGCGTACGTGACAGAGAAGGGAATTTCAACTGGGACGCATTGGTGGAGAAAAGCCAAATTCCGCAGGTGAAAGCCTTCGAAATCAAATTGGCTCAGGGGGCTAAAACCCGCGGCGGCCACATTGATGCCGAAAAAGTGACGGAGGAAATTGCAAGAATCCGCATGGTGGAACCTTATACTTCCATTGATAGCCCGAACCGTTTCAAAGAGTTTAATGATTTCCATACGTTATTCGATTTCATTGAACAAATACGTGAAAAATCGGGGAAACCGGTGGGCATGAAGGTGGTCATCGGAAGCCCGCATGAAGCGGAAGCATTGGCCAAGGCGATGAAAGAATCGGGAAAAGGTCCGGATTTCATCACGGTGGATGGCGGCGAAGGGGGAACGGGTGCGACGTATCAGGAGTTGGCTGATAGTGTCGGTTTGCCGCTTAAGGCCGCCTTGCCATTGTTGCAGAATGCTCTGGTCAAACATGGCGTGCGGGAGCGGGTGAAAATCATCGCTTCCGGCAAACTGTTCTCCGCAGACCGGATTGCGATTGCCCTTGCCATGGGGGCGGATCTCGTCAATATCGCCCGCGGTTTTATGATTACAGTGGGCTGCATTCAGGCATTAAAATGCCATTCCAATGCATGTCCTGTGGGTGTCGCAACGACAGATCCGGATTTGCAGAAAGCGCTGGTCATTGATGAGAAGAAATACCGCACCGCCAACTATGTCATCACATTAAGGGAAGGGCTTTTCCGCATCGCTGCGGCATGCGGCATTGATTCACCGGTACACTTCAAGCCGGAACATGTGGTTTATAAAGATGAAAAAGGCCGGGTGTTCCCGCTGGAGGAGTATTATCAAACGTTGTTGGAAAAATAA